One stretch of Cololabis saira isolate AMF1-May2022 chromosome 15, fColSai1.1, whole genome shotgun sequence DNA includes these proteins:
- the nrsn1l gene encoding neurensin 1-like, with amino-acid sequence MALCPEACASTSGGETSGSEGGSSCLQFGVRSYLHHFYEECSSSMWERDPEDQGFVQSRRSALWWNSAVWKVSLALGFLILTGGVVSLSVGHSTPHKIESFGEGDLFFVDPQAISFNRGLHLSTAAGIWLSCLGSALAVIGVVFWILRRANMKERPFHGSGDGEQRGEAGLKWRGFRDAVTKPPGTQGRKVPFILLKAKNVQPPS; translated from the exons ATGGCGCTGTGCCCTGAAGCCTGTGCTTCTACCTCAGGAGGAGAAACCTCTGGAAGTGAG GGGGGCTCTAGCTGTCTCCAGTTCGGGGTTCGCTCCTACCTGCACCACTTCTATGAAGAGTGCTCGTCCTCCATGTGGGAGAGAGACCCGGAGGATCAGGGGTTCGTCCAGAGCCGGAGGTCAGCTCTGTGGTGGAACTCAGCAGTCTGGAAG GTGTCCTTGGCCCTGGGTTTCTTAATCCTGACTGGAGGTGTCGTGTCTCTCTCTGTCGGGCACTCCACTCCCCACAAAATCGAGTCATTCGGAGAGGGAGACCTGTTCTTCGTGGACCCCCAGGCCATCAGCTTTAACAGGGGGCTGCACCTCAGCACCGCAGCTGGGATCTGGCTGTCCTGCCTGGGCTCGGCTCTGGCTGTGATCGGGGTTGTCTTCTGGATCCTCCGCAGGGCCAACATGAAAGAGCGGCCCTTCCATGGTTCAGGGGACGGGGAACAGAGAGGAGAAGCCGGGTTGAAGTGGAGGGGATTTAGGGATGCGGTTACTAAGCCACCAGGTACACAGGGAAGGAAGGTTCCTTTTATTCTGCTGAAAGCAAAAAACGTGCAACCCCCTTCTTAA